A genome region from Nycticebus coucang isolate mNycCou1 chromosome 4, mNycCou1.pri, whole genome shotgun sequence includes the following:
- the LOC128583851 gene encoding transcription factor BTF3: MKETIMNQEKLAKLQAQVRIGGKGTARRKKKVVHRTATADDKKLQFSLKKLGVNNISGIEEVNMFTNQGTVIHFNNPKVQASLAANTFTITGHAETKQLTEMLPSILNQLGADSLTSLRRLAEALPKQSVDGKAPLATGEDDDDEVPDLVENFDEASKNEAN, from the coding sequence ATGAAAGAAACTATCATGAACCAAGAGAAACTTGCCAAGCTACAGGCACAAGTGCGCATTGGTGGGAAAGGAACTGCTCGCAGAAAGAAGAAGGTGGTTCATAGAACAGCTACAGCAGATGATAAAAAACTTCAATTCTCCTTAAAGAAGTTAGGGGTAAACAATATCTCTGGTATTGAAGAGGTGAATATGTTTACAAACCAAGGAACAGTGATCCACTTTAACAACCCTAAagttcaggcatctctggcagcaAACACTTTCACCATTACAGGCCATGCTGAGACAAAGCAGCTGACAGAAATGCTACCCAGCATCTTAAACCAGCTTGGTGCAGACAGTCTGACAAGCTTGAGGAGGCTGGCTGAAGCTCTGCCTAAACAATCTGTGGATGGAAAAGCACCACTTGCTACTGgagaggatgatgatgatgaagttcCAGATCTTGTGGAGAATTTTGACGAGGCTTCCAAGAATGAGGCAAACTGA